In Primulina huaijiensis isolate GDHJ02 chromosome 6, ASM1229523v2, whole genome shotgun sequence, a single window of DNA contains:
- the LOC140978820 gene encoding KID-containing protein 1 — translation MSQAVAHGGDGNLKKYVAVDSDSEDSSIGIPSDDDVEEHGEVQSRISGGGALNTLASLETSLPIKKGLSLHYDGRSKSYSNLAEARLEVATQLAKTEHAFNKKRRLINISQKFRKYSKKPSNNILHQSSMPAFPFEDREEDDDTENGAMEDEGRKAECSDLESLRKI, via the exons ATGTCACAGGCGGTGGCGCACGGCGGCGATGGAAATTTGAAGAAATATGTAGCAGTGGATTCTGATTCAGAGGATTCGTCAATTGGGATACCGAGTGATGATGATGTCGAGGAACACGGCGAGGTTCAGAGCAGAATCTCCGGCGGTGGAGCTCTGAATACTTTGGCTTCTTTGGAAACATCTCTGCCCATTAA AAAGGGGTTATCTCTTCATTACGATGGGAGATCGAAATCTTATTCAAACTTGGCAGAAGCAAGGCTTGAAGTAGCCACACAACTGGCCAAAACTGAACATGCTTTCAACAAGAAAAGAAGACTGATCAACATCTCCCAGAAATTTAGGAAATACTCCAAGAAACCATCCAACAACATTTTACACCAATCCTCCATGCCTGCCTTCCCCTTCGAGGATCGCGAAGAAGACGACGACACTGAAAACGGAGCCATGGAGGATGAAGGACGCAAAGCAGAGTGCTCTGATCTTGAGAgcttgcggaaaatttaa